Sequence from the Candidatus Saccharibacteria bacterium oral taxon 488 genome:
TGTTTATATCACCCAACGAATAAATACTCACGGGAGGTAGCCACCGCGCCGCTTGATAGGCCGTTGTATGGGTGTGACTGTGAGACATGTAGCGAATACTGCGGAGATGATGAGTTAAATTTCGCGTACCGCTATGCTGTCCCTGACGAGGATCAGGTGTATGTTCGGGATGGCTACTTCTGTGTGCAAGATCGGCGGATTTGTCGCATCGATCATTTGCGACTGGCGGGCGCGCACAACCTCGAGAACGCCTGTGCGGCGATGAGCGCAGTGACAGAATTGCCGATCACGGTGACCGACGAGCAGTATGCGGCTGGACTAGAGAGTTTTACGGGACTACCACATCGATTAAAATTCGTTGCTGAGAAAAACGGCGTGAAGTATTACGATGACAGTATCGCTACCACGCCAGGCAGTGCCATCGCGGTGCTGCGGGCGTTTGAGGCGCCGAAAGTGTTGGTCATCGGCGGGTACGATAAAGGGGCGGATTATGATGAAATGGCCACGGAGATTACCAAACAAGCGGTGCGGGCGGTGATCATTATCGGGGCAAATGCGGCAAAGATTGAACAGTCGCTGCGCCAAGCATCGGTCACGGCGACGATAGTAGTGCTCGGCCAGACAACGATGGTGGATGTCGTCGCCCGGGCCAGTCAATTATCTCGCCCGGGCGATGTTGTCATCCTCAGCCCTGCGGCTGCTAGCTTTGGCATGTTCAAAAATTACGTCGACCGCGGCGAGCAGTTTGTGACGGCGGTGGAGAAGTTGTAGGTGGTAGTTTTGTTATAACGATCTGCCGTAGTTGAGCAATATCTTAGACCAAAACGTTGACATGTTACAATAAAATATGTATAATATTTGTTATGTCAGAAAAAGATAGGTCTATTGAACAACATCATCAGCCGCGTCTTTGGGGTGAAACGACTGATCCGAAAGAACATAATCCAAAACATTTCCGATATCTTGTTCACGCTATTAATCCATTTGCCAAAATGAGCGCCACGGCTGGTTGTGCCTTGGGCTCAATGGAGGGGTTTGGTCCTGAGACATCAGGAGACCAATCTATATCTATGTATAAACAACCTGAGCGCATTGGAGATAGGGTTTCCGCTAGTATGTCATTGATCGACCAAGACCACACCGCCACTTGGGGAGCCGGTGGGCTTATTATTGATGCTCCTGAAGGGAATATAGTCATAACTTCTGGAGCTGATGCGAGTGCTCGTAACAATAATCGAGATCTGCTCATAAAACAGGGTCATATTTGTGATATTATAGATCCGAATGAACTTTTAAATAGGACTTCACAGTATGATCATAATGAAGTCGTGGCTCTCGCCGAACACGAGGGTCACCAGCTGCAAACCGTTGGTTTTTTCTACAAAGTAACACCAAAAGGTGAGCCGGTAAATCATCGTCTTGCGCAGGTAATGCATATGCATGCCGATAGACTGCAGTTACCGATTGTAGAGATACCTGAGCCTCGTTGTGCTGACTCTGAGAATAAAGTACATCGTACCATCCGTCATGGGAAAGAGGAGGAGAGTATCATCGTTAGCTTAGATGGATACAATTTCTACCTTAGGGGGTTTGATGATATGTCCGGATGCTCAACTTATTGGATGCTTGATAAAGATTCTCTTCAGGCCTGCTTTGCATCTCCTTTTCAGTTTAAAGAAGCCGTTGAGTTTGCTGTTGGTATGGGAGAATTGAGTGATGAAGATGCTCGGCATGTTCTGAGGGGCTATGAAGAAGCAGATTTGCAGCGAAAAACCCCGACTGCGTATTATGATAAAAATGGAAATTTTGAGAAAATAGAATATTTTGAAGGTTATGGTAGCGAAGAGTATTATATCTCTATTAGGAAAACAGGCTATAGCGCTAGGGGGAATACGATAGACGCGAGGAGGTTTTATGGGGCATTACTTTGTGATGATCAGTTGGCAACGGCTGGGCCGATCGAATCTCCACTAAGTCCTGCTGATGCAGAATTCGTGATTAAGGAAGCTATCGGTAAGCTTGACCCGGCCAGGGCTGTAGAATTAGAAAAGTGGCATGAAGATCATAAGTCGGTCATTGAAAGAGTATGGCGTGATCATGTACAATCGGCCTCTAGGCTATCTGGTCAGATTGCCGTGAGACACCACTCTATGAGTAATGAACCTTTTCAGACTCATCATTAGTAGCGTATTACTTTATCCCTGATACACCTCAGGCTTCAACACTCCGATATACGGTAGGTTTCGGTATTGTTGGCGGAAATCTAGGCCGTAGCCGACGACGAATTCGTTAGGAACTGACAGGCCGACGTAATCGGCGGTAACGTTGGCGATACGTCGTTCGGGTTTGTCGAGTAGTGAGCAGACTTTGATTGAGGCCGCGCCGCGACTGGCGAATAATTCTAGCAATTTTTCTAGCGTTCGGCCGGTATCGACGATGTCTTCGACCAGCAAAATATGCCGCCCAGTAACGTCGCTATCAATGTCTTTGAGGATAGTGACCGCGCCGGATGATTCAGTTGCGTTGCCGTAGCTAGAGACGTCAATGAAATCGATTTCCAGGTAACAGTCCATCGCTCGCACTAGATCAATCATAAACGGTGCTGCACCGCGCAGTACACCGATGACCAGCGGGTTTTTGTCACGATACTCTGCCGTCAGCTCTCGGCCCAGCTGCGCCACCGCATTGTTAATTTGCTCAGTAGTCACGAGGATTTTAGCAATGTCTTGATTCATTAGGATAAGTATAACAATTAGCTAGCAAAATCGCTAATCCGCTTGGCGATAATTGCAGTAGGTTCAAGAATGCGGCATTGCGGGAAAAGGCGTTGTAACCGTCTCTTAAGCGCCAGATAATGCGTGCAGCCTAGAACAATAACATCGCTGCCGTCCGCAACACTGGTCGATACTTCATCAAGCACAATATCGTCGGCCAAACCTTGATCAATCATCTGCGCCCACGCACGGGTGTCTGGCGTGTCGATGCGAACGCCAGTAGCATATTCACTGATAAGCGCACGCAGACGCTGGCTGTGTTTGGTGGCGTTTGTCGCCAGCATGGTAATATGATGTGATTTGGTCAAGATGACGGCCGATTTGATCATCGGTTCAAAGCCCATAAAGCATACGTCTGTGTAACGTTGCCGCAGCGAGCCAATCGCGTTGGTCGTGGCGGTATTGCATGCTATAACAATAATGTCGCATGATAGCAGCGGCTGAATGGCAGCATCGGTTAGCGTGATAATCTCTTCCGGTAAACGATTGCCGTACGGTGCGTGCTCGCGGTCGATCGCCGTGATGTACGAATGCTGCGGCAGTAATTTTTTCAGCCTCTTTGCTACTAATTTGCCGCCAGTTCCCGTATCAAATATGCCGATCTTCATACAAAAAGTATAGCAAAATTGTTACAATGGTATCCATGCAACCGCTAAAAAAACGTATCCAAACCCTGCAATCAGAAGTAGAACAGGCCAAGGCGGCGCTGGATTTTGCGGCACTGGAGCAGGAGCTGGCGGCGCTGGACGAGCGACTCAATCAGCCGGAGATTTGGCATAATCCGGACGAGGCGCAGGTGCTGGCGAAAAAGGCGGCTAGCTTGCGCCAGACAGTCGAGCCGTGGCAGACGCTCAGCGTGCAACTCATGGATATCGCTGAGTTGATGGAGCTGGGCGATGATGATCTGCTGCCGGAGTTTGAGGCGCAGGTGGCAGCGCTGGAGCAGGAGTTTACTCAGCGCAAGACTGATCTACTGTTCAGCGGCCCGTACGACAACCGCGAGGCGGTAGTGCGAATTTCGGCGGGCGTAGGCGGGCTGGATGCGCAGGATTTTGCGGCGATGTTGGAGCGGATGTATCTACGCTGGGCGGAGAAGTCGGGGATGAAAGCCGACACGCTGGAGCGCTCGACCAATGATGATGCGGGGATAAAGACGGCGGTGTTGGAAATTTCTGGGCCGTTTGCCTATGGAAAACTGCGCTCAGAAAATGGCGTGCATCGGCTGGTGCGCCTCAGTCCGTTTAACGCTGATAATTTGCGCCAGACTAGCTTTGCACTGGTGGAGGTGCTGCCAAAGATCGATACGCCGGATGAAATTTCGATTGACCCGAATGATCTGAGGATTGATGTGTATCGCTCGGGCGGCAAGGGTGGTCAGGGCGTGAACACCACTGACTCGGCGGTGCGGGTGACGCACGTGCCGACGGGAATCACGGTGGCGATTCAGAACGAGCGTTCGCAGATTCAGAACAAAGAAACAGCGCTGAAGATTTTGCGATCCAAGTTGCTGGCGATGAAGCTGGAGCAACACGCCGAAACGCTGTCTGATCTCAGGGCCGGCGAGTCAGCCAACTGGGGCAGCCAGATCAGAAATTACGTCCTGCATCCGTACACGCTGGTCAAGGACACCCGCACCAAGCACGAGAACCGCAACGCCCAGGGCGTGCTGGACGGGGATGTTGATGAGTTTATGACGGCTTATTTGCGTGAATCGCGCGGCTGACGGAAGACAGCAATGGTGATCATCACGGCAAAGGCGATAAGGCTGATGACCATGACGGACAGGAAATGTACGCCAAATGGCCAAGTAGTTTGCCTGACGAGGACGTCGATCGGATATTTTCGGTTGGTGTCATCGCCGATGATGTAATAGAGCCACGCGCATGTACCCACCAGAAAGCACACCATGGCGAGGCCGTACCATACCAATGCTGACGTGTGGCGTGCGAGCCACTTGTTACTATCGGTAATTGCCTTGTTCTGCCAGCGGTTGGTATTGATAAGTGCATAAAGCGGCAAGGCGAGACAGCCGGTAGCCAGAAGCAGTCCAGTCGCAGTGTACATGATATATACGAAGATACCGCTGTGTTGTGCCATGTCTTGTAGTAGCGTGACGTGGGGTGTGAGGAATAGGCATATAAGCGTGGCGCCAAGCGATATGACCATAAGTAGCGCCAATAGTCGCAAACCAATCTCCAGTATCCTGTAGGTGCGCCGGGCAGGTTGCGCTGACTCATCAGGTGATTGCCCCACGAGCTGTCGTAGCCCACGTCCGAGGTAATATATACCCCAGACGATGCTAATAAATAGGAGTAGACCGCCAGTCAGGAAGAGCGGCCAGCGTAGCGCGTTAGCGGTTTTTCGAGGTGCTGCGCAGCATGACCAGGTGTCTTGCGGTCGCGCCGCATCAAACGTATCTGGCAGGAATGGCACGCTGAGATTACTGATAATCATTAACCCGACTCCGATGATACTGAGGGCGATAAACATGATGCTGAGGCGATTGAGCAATGTGGTTGAAGGTTTCATATATCTAGTGTAGCATGGTTCGTCGCGCTAATTCGCACTATCATAAAAAATCTGCTATACTAGTGGAAATGATTTTGTTAGATAGGGTTACCAAAACATATGGCAAGGACAACAAGCCGGCCTTGAATCGGGTGAGTGTTCATGTCAAGCCTGGCGAGTTTGTGATTTTGGTTGGGACATCAGGCGCGGGGAAGTCGACGCTGCTCAAGCTGCTGACCCGCGAGGAAAAGCCGACTGGCGGCAAGATTGTCGTCGGTGGGATTGATTACGACACGCTCAAGGACAAGCATATCCCGCTGCTCAGGCGCAAAATCGGTGTGGTGTTTCAGGATTTCAAGCTGTTGCCGAATCGGACGGTGTTTGAGAACGTGGCCTTCGCGCTGGAGATTGCCGGTATGACCAATCGTGAGATCAAATCAACGGTGCCAAAGGTGATCGAGCTAGTGGGCCTAAAAGGCAAGGAAAAGAATTTCCCGAACCAGCTGTCTGGCGGTGAGCGCCAGCGGGTGGCAATTGCCCGGGCGGTGGTACGCCAGCCAAAGATTTTGATCGCTGACGAGCCGACCGGTAACCTCGATCCCAAGCATAGCTGGGATATTGTGCGCTTGCTGGAAAAGATTAACAAATACGGCACCACGGTGCTACTGACGACGCACAATGTCGATATTGTGAACAAGCTCAAGCGCCGGGTGATCACCATTGATCACGGTAAAATCACCTCTGATCAAGCCAAGGGGAGTTACAAACAATGACCGATATTTCACGTAAAGCCGCCGCCAAGGCGCGCGTCGATCCCAAAGTCCTTAAGCGCACGCGGCAGCGTCGCCGTCGGGTGCTGACGTTCTGGCGAATGTGCCGGTATGGTATCAATAATTTTAGCCGTAACACCTGGCTGACGATTGCAGCGACTGCGGTGATGGCGGTGACGCTGCTGATCATCGCCCTCACTATAGCCGCCCGCCAAGTACTGGTTGACTCGGTCGATACAATTTCACGCAAGGCGGATATGTCAATTTTCCTCAAAGGCTCAACTGAGCAAAAGGTGATTGATGAGTTGATATCGCGCCTGAGTAAGCTCCACAATGTCGAAAAGGTAACGTATATTTCAGCAGAGCAGGCGCGGCAAGAACAGATTGAGCAGCACAAGAATGACCCGGCGTTTCTTGAGGCGATCAAAGAATCAAGCAATGAAATGCCGGCGTCGCTGCGGGCCTCGCTCAAGGATTTAAATGATCAGCGACCACTGATTGAGTTTACCAAGCATGATGAACTGTACAAAAAGCATAAAGACCCGACCAAGGAGCCGTCGTTCATCGGTGATCGGCGTGATGCGATCAATGCCATCGGTGATTGGGTACGATTTGCCAGTATCGCTGGCTCGATCGCTACGGTGGTGTTTGTGGTGATTTCGTCGCTGGTGGTGTTTAACACCATCAGAATGGCAATTTTTAACCGCAAAGACGAGATCCAGATGATGAAACTGATCGGCGCTGATCGCGGGTTTATTCGCGGGCCATTTATCGTCGAGGCGGTTATGTATGGATTTATCGCGGCGCTGGTGGCCTCAGGAGTTGGGTATCTGTTGTTGTTCTCGGCACACGACAAGCTGGCGGTGCGGCTGCCGATGGATAACTTGATGAATATTGGCACCACGTATGCCGGGCTAGTAGTGCTGGCGATGATTATGATCGGTGCGGTGATTGGCATTGTCTCGTCATTGATCGCGACGCGCAAATACTTAAAATTATAAGTTATTTTGTCGCTAACCCCTGAATATTTACTGAGCCAAGGCGCTTGACGTCCATATGTCGCTTGTGCTAAAATAAAAAGCAATGAAGATACGGTCCACCACACCAGTTTCGACATCACGAGCCACACGGGCAGCTCTCGTGGCGGTTAGTGCTGTTGTTTTGGGCGCTGGCGTGTTCCAGCTCGGCCCACACGTATTCGCGCGTGACTATGAAGCGGAAATTAACGCTCTCAACCAACAGGCGCAACAGGCGCAGAACGAGGCCAATCGTCTCGGGACGATGGCAGCGACGCTGGAGGAGGAGCTGGGGCGCATTAACGCGCAGATTGATTCAATCCGAACAGAAATTGCCAAGAGTCAGCAAAAGCACGACGCATTGGTTGCGGAAATTGCTAAGAACAAGCTAGCGATTGAAAAAAACCGCAAGGTCATGGGCAAAATCTTGTCAGATATTTACCTCGATGATCAGATTTCGCCGCTTGAGATGCTGGCTAGCTCCAAGTCGATCGGTGATTATGTCGATAAGCAGGAGCAACGTAGTAGCTTGCGATCGTCGCTGAACGATAAGATCAAGGAAATTAAGGCGCTGCAGGCTAAACTGGAAGAGAATAAAAAGTCAGTTGAGAATGTGCTCAAAGACCAGAAGGCTCAGCAGACACAACTAGCGTCCAAGCAGGCAGAGCAGGCCAAGCTGGTTAACGATACCAAGAATGACCAGAATGCCTATGCAGCCTTGGCAACGCAGCGGAATAACCAAGCAGCGAAACTGCGCGAAGAGCAGGCGGCGGCTAACCGGCGAGCGCTTGGCGGGGTGTCAATCCCGGGTGGTATCCCGGGTGGTGGCGGCTATCCAGGCGTCTGGGCGAATGCACCACTGGATGCTTACGTCGATCCATGGGGCCTATATACGCGCGAATGCGTGAGCTATGTGGCCTGGAAGATCCACAGTACCGGTCGGTTTGTGCCACACTTTGGTGGGGCTGGTAACGCTAATCAGTGGCCATCAACAGCGGCGCGATACGGCATCCAGAGCGGTTCGACACCAAAGGCTGGCGCAGCAGCGGTTATGAATGTTGGCTATTATGGACACGTGATGTACGTCGAGTCGGTTAATGGTGACGGCACAATTACGGTCAGCGACTATAACTTGGCGTGGGACGGTCTGTACCGAAAGTATACGCGTTTAGCCTCGGGCCTAACCTACGTGTATTTTTAATAGCACGATGAGTCAATAAAACCCTCGCATCAGCGGGGGTTTTTGTGTACAATAGATATATGACAGAGCAACGGAGGGTAGGAAGGCGGGCTCGCTTGTTTTTGGGCGGGCTGCTGATTGCGATTGTGAGTTTTGCGGCCGGGACGCGGTCGGATCTGATTATGGCGCAGGTCGGGTCGCTGTTTGGCCTCAGGACGGCGACGGGGTCGCTGGATTTATCAACAGTGCAGCGCGTGTACCGTGAGCTAAAGGCTCATTATGACGGTACGTTGGATGAGCAAGCACTTACACGTGGGGCGGCGCGCGGTATGGTGGCGGCGACGGGCGATCCACACACGGCGTATATGGATCCGGATGAAGCCAAGGAGTTTGAAAAGAGCTTGTCGGGCAATATTGGTGGCGGTATCGGGGCGGAAATTGCCAAGCGGCATAACGTGCCGACGATCATCCGGCCGCTCAAAAATAGCCCAGCTGAAAAGGTGGGCATCAAAGCCGGCGATGTCATCGTCAAGGTTAATGACACGGTGGTGACTGATATGCCGGTTGATCAAGTGGTGCAGCGCATTCGCGGCGATGTTGGCACGACGGTCAAGTTGGTATTGTCGCGTGGTGGCGAACGTAAAGACGTGACAGTGACGCGCGAGAAAGTCGTCGCGCCGGCTGCCGAGTGGAAGATTGATGGTGAGATCGGTATTTTGACAGTGAGCCGTTTCAATGATGACACCGGCAAGCAAGCGCGCCAGGCCGCTGAGGAGTTTCGCTCAGCAGGTGTCAAGAAAGTTATCCTCGACCTCAGGGGAAATCCTGGTGGCACGGTGGCGGCCGCGCAGGCGTTAGCAGGGCTGTGGCTGAATAATCAGGTGGTGATGACCCAACGGCGTGGCGAGCAGGTTATCTCGACGGAGAAATCGACCGGCCAGCCGCTTCTCGGTGATATCAAGACGGTTGTGTTGATTAACGGTGGTAGCGCCAGCGCCAGCGAGATCGTAGCGGGGGCGCTCAAGGATTATGGCAAGGCAACGCTGGTCGGCGAAAAAACCTATGGCAAGGGCAGTGTGCAGCGGCCGATTGATCTGGCGGACGGCTCGGTTCTAAAAGTGACCGAGGCGCACTGGTATACGCCGCATGGCAAGAATATTGACAAGTCGGGTATCGAGCCGGATGTCAAGGTCGAGATGACGACTGGGGCGGCGGATAATGGGCATGACCCACAGTTAGAAAAAGCAAAGAGTGTCTAGACTCAAAAAAGGAGGGCAAGGATATGCAACACAGGAAAAAAATACTATTAGTTGAAGACGATACGGCACTGGCGGCAGTCTATCGGTCACGGCTTGAGCTGGAGGGCTTTGAGATTCGTGAGGTGCATAATGGCGAGGACGCACTGTCGGCAACGGTGGCGTTTCGGCCGGACTTGATCGTACTGGATGCTATGATGCCGAAAATTAGCGGCTTTGACGTACTCGACATCCTGCGCAATACGCCGGAGACGACCAATGTGCGGGTAATCATGCTAACGGCGCTGAGTCAGCAAAAGGACCGAGAGCGGGCAGAGGCGCTCGGAGTAGACGAATATCTCGTCAAGTCACAGGTGGTGATCGGCGACGTGGTAGCGCGAGTAAAGCATCATTTGGGCGTGTCGTAGCTGCCTGGAGAAACTAGCCGCTCAAATACTACTAGCGTAGCGGGATAGGCAGCTAAATGAACGGGTGTAATCAAATGGGTGCAATCTGGACGCCGGGATAGCAGGTCATAGAATAGTGCTGACTAGCCGACGCAAACCTGAGTTCGTCGCTCGGTTTTGCCAGTGAACCTGGTTTTCTTGACTCGCTTAAAGGTGACGACACCAGACTTAGCAGCGTGGATTGTGTAGTTGCGGCTCATGTATGCGCCGTCGCCAGCGACCTTGGTAGCGCCTGTTTGGCGGACGAGTACTTCGCCGGCGTTAACTTTTTGGCCGCCGAAACGCTTGACGCCGAGGCGTTGGCCAGGGTTGTTGTGGATGTTTTTACTTGAGCCACCAGCTTTGACTTTTGACATTGAAACTCCTTAAATTTTCTAAACCTAATCCGTACCAGTATAAGTGACGGCTGATAAAAAGTCAAGGGGCTTTACTTGATTAGGCGGGTGTTATATAACTAGGGGCTATGAACGAGCAGAATATGACGACAATGGAAGCTATTTTCAACAGACGAGTGGATAGAAGAACGGTACTACTGGGTGTCTTGGGTACTGTTGGCGCAGTGGCATTCGGTGGTGCTGTGTACGAATCTCAAGAGAAGCCTCGTGACGGAGAGGCACTCCAAGCATTGCACGCGGTACAGACGGCAGCGGCAGAGGTTGCTGAGCGCGGCGTCAATGGCCAGACAACCTCAGAAGAGACGATCGCAGCGATGATGCAGCGTGAGAGTGGTGCAATGGTAAAGATTGAGGTGGCGCTTTCCGAGCCGCTGGCGCACTATGCTGCGGGCGAGGGGCCGTATGCGTCAATTGGGGCAAATATGGTGGACGGACTATTGAGCCAGATCGGGCGGGAGGTGTTTGCCGATACCGATCAACAGATGACGACGGAAATGGCGAAGCAGGCGCGGCCGGCATTGGCATTTTTGATCATGGCGTTGAATCAGCGGCGGATCGGTCTGGGCGCTAGGGATTTACTAGCAATGTGTCAGCAGTATCATCCGGAGGCGATCACTCCTTCTGCGGCCGAGCAAGCAGCAGAGGCGCGTCAAGCGCAGCTTGATCTTTTGGAAAAGGAGTTGGTGGGTCGTTTGGGACAGCTCGCAGACTATGATCCGGCGTTACGGCTTAACCGTCCGGTGCTCGGGTAGTCCGCAGGATCAGTAATTCGCGGGCGACGACCTGGTCGGGGCGGCGATAGATGAGCGGGATGTGGTTGAGTTGGTGATAGCCAAGTTTTTGGAGATTTTTTATTAGCGGTAAATGAGTGGCCCGGCCGGACGCGTCGTACCACGCTGGCACGGCGATGCATAGCGGCGTGTTTGGGGCTAGCTGCGGACGGATATTAGTGAGGAAGCCGGTGATAATGTGATTACAGTTGCCGGCAACTTCTGCTAGTTTTTGAGGTGCGGGCGGCGCGGAAAAGGGCTGCCCGAGGTAGGTTTCGCAGACGACGGCAGCGAGGTGTGCGCCGTTTAGCCAGCGGTGCGTGGTGGCGTCGGCTTGATGGATATCAATGACGTTGCCAGGCGCGGTGAACGTTGATTGCAGCCACGATAGATTCTCGGCGGTGTAGTCAACCATTTTCTGGCTGAGGTCGGTGCCGACGACGTCGTAACCAGCGAGCAGCGCTTCTTGCAGGACGGTGCCGGTGCCGCAGAAGGGGTCGAGGATTGTCACGGCAGCTCGGCTTCCAGCCGTCTCCTCCACGTCGAATGCATCCGGCAACGCCGTCCGCAGAACCATCGACTTATCGGAGAGGCTGGAATCCGAGCTTGTCACAGAATTGTCGTGTGGTCTTTGACGGGTCAGCGATCCAGCACCCAGCGCTAAATTCAGC
This genomic interval carries:
- the murD gene encoding UDP-N-acetylmuramoyl-L-alanine--D-glutamate ligase, whose product is MKIIIAGYGLEGISSLRYFRQAFPDAEFVIADQKAVEDAPDGVAVRTGESVFAEQLQDADMVVRAPGVPPRLLKTSGKIWSATNEFFDKCPAPIIGVTGTKGKGTTCSLIAAILRAAGQTVHLVGNIGVPALDALPNITKDDFVVYELSSFQLWDLEKSPTIAVVLMIEPDHLEVHTDFAEYLDAKKNIHRHQQDGICLYHPTNKYSREVATAPLDRPLYGCDCETCSEYCGDDELNFAYRYAVPDEDQVYVRDGYFCVQDRRICRIDHLRLAGAHNLENACAAMSAVTELPITVTDEQYAAGLESFTGLPHRLKFVAEKNGVKYYDDSIATTPGSAIAVLRAFEAPKVLVIGGYDKGADYDEMATEITKQAVRAVIIIGANAAKIEQSLRQASVTATIVVLGQTTMVDVVARASQLSRPGDVVILSPAAASFGMFKNYVDRGEQFVTAVEKL
- the hpt gene encoding hypoxanthine phosphoribosyltransferase — protein: MNQDIAKILVTTEQINNAVAQLGRELTAEYRDKNPLVIGVLRGAAPFMIDLVRAMDCYLEIDFIDVSSYGNATESSGAVTILKDIDSDVTGRHILLVEDIVDTGRTLEKLLELFASRGAASIKVCSLLDKPERRIANVTADYVGLSVPNEFVVGYGLDFRQQYRNLPYIGVLKPEVYQG
- a CDS encoding peptide chain release factor 2 gives rise to the protein MQPLKKRIQTLQSEVEQAKAALDFAALEQELAALDERLNQPEIWHNPDEAQVLAKKAASLRQTVEPWQTLSVQLMDIAELMELGDDDLLPEFEAQVAALEQEFTQRKTDLLFSGPYDNREAVVRISAGVGGLDAQDFAAMLERMYLRWAEKSGMKADTLERSTNDDAGIKTAVLEISGPFAYGKLRSENGVHRLVRLSPFNADNLRQTSFALVEVLPKIDTPDEISIDPNDLRIDVYRSGGKGGQGVNTTDSAVRVTHVPTGITVAIQNERSQIQNKETALKILRSKLLAMKLEQHAETLSDLRAGESANWGSQIRNYVLHPYTLVKDTRTKHENRNAQGVLDGDVDEFMTAYLRESRG
- the ftsE gene encoding cell division ATP-binding protein FtsE, with protein sequence MEMILLDRVTKTYGKDNKPALNRVSVHVKPGEFVILVGTSGAGKSTLLKLLTREEKPTGGKIVVGGIDYDTLKDKHIPLLRRKIGVVFQDFKLLPNRTVFENVAFALEIAGMTNREIKSTVPKVIELVGLKGKEKNFPNQLSGGERQRVAIARAVVRQPKILIADEPTGNLDPKHSWDIVRLLEKINKYGTTVLLTTHNVDIVNKLKRRVITIDHGKITSDQAKGSYKQ
- a CDS encoding FtsX-like permease family protein, translated to MTDISRKAAAKARVDPKVLKRTRQRRRRVLTFWRMCRYGINNFSRNTWLTIAATAVMAVTLLIIALTIAARQVLVDSVDTISRKADMSIFLKGSTEQKVIDELISRLSKLHNVEKVTYISAEQARQEQIEQHKNDPAFLEAIKESSNEMPASLRASLKDLNDQRPLIEFTKHDELYKKHKDPTKEPSFIGDRRDAINAIGDWVRFASIAGSIATVVFVVISSLVVFNTIRMAIFNRKDEIQMMKLIGADRGFIRGPFIVEAVMYGFIAALVASGVGYLLLFSAHDKLAVRLPMDNLMNIGTTYAGLVVLAMIMIGAVIGIVSSLIATRKYLKL
- a CDS encoding CHAP domain-containing protein, which produces MKIRSTTPVSTSRATRAALVAVSAVVLGAGVFQLGPHVFARDYEAEINALNQQAQQAQNEANRLGTMAATLEEELGRINAQIDSIRTEIAKSQQKHDALVAEIAKNKLAIEKNRKVMGKILSDIYLDDQISPLEMLASSKSIGDYVDKQEQRSSLRSSLNDKIKEIKALQAKLEENKKSVENVLKDQKAQQTQLASKQAEQAKLVNDTKNDQNAYAALATQRNNQAAKLREEQAAANRRALGGVSIPGGIPGGGGYPGVWANAPLDAYVDPWGLYTRECVSYVAWKIHSTGRFVPHFGGAGNANQWPSTAARYGIQSGSTPKAGAAAVMNVGYYGHVMYVESVNGDGTITVSDYNLAWDGLYRKYTRLASGLTYVYF
- a CDS encoding PDZ domain-containing protein; this encodes MTEQRRVGRRARLFLGGLLIAIVSFAAGTRSDLIMAQVGSLFGLRTATGSLDLSTVQRVYRELKAHYDGTLDEQALTRGAARGMVAATGDPHTAYMDPDEAKEFEKSLSGNIGGGIGAEIAKRHNVPTIIRPLKNSPAEKVGIKAGDVIVKVNDTVVTDMPVDQVVQRIRGDVGTTVKLVLSRGGERKDVTVTREKVVAPAAEWKIDGEIGILTVSRFNDDTGKQARQAAEEFRSAGVKKVILDLRGNPGGTVAAAQALAGLWLNNQVVMTQRRGEQVISTEKSTGQPLLGDIKTVVLINGGSASASEIVAGALKDYGKATLVGEKTYGKGSVQRPIDLADGSVLKVTEAHWYTPHGKNIDKSGIEPDVKVEMTTGAADNGHDPQLEKAKSV
- a CDS encoding response regulator — protein: MQHRKKILLVEDDTALAAVYRSRLELEGFEIREVHNGEDALSATVAFRPDLIVLDAMMPKISGFDVLDILRNTPETTNVRVIMLTALSQQKDRERAEALGVDEYLVKSQVVIGDVVARVKHHLGVS
- a CDS encoding 50S ribosomal protein L27 gives rise to the protein MSKVKAGGSSKNIHNNPGQRLGVKRFGGQKVNAGEVLVRQTGATKVAGDGAYMSRNYTIHAAKSGVVTFKRVKKTRFTGKTERRTQVCVG
- a CDS encoding methyltransferase domain-containing protein, producing MYIALLGRQPEISLAELAAVFGADCVHRISQQFAEVQTSDFDITTLGGTIKCAEVITELPASRTDKASLLAASRFITQHYHAKWAHSPHKITLGLSAHNLAVGARDVQKTGLILKSSLKKSETSLRLIPNDQPALSTATAHNNKLGGSPYKVELLLVKTTGGRLIIAESRGVQNITAYTRRDRHRPKRDAFVGMLPPKLAQIMLNLALGAGSLTRQRPHDNSVTSSDSSLSDKSMVLRTALPDAFDVEETAGSRAAVTILDPFCGTGTVLQEALLAGYDVVGTDLSQKMVDYTAENLSWLQSTFTAPGNVIDIHQADATTHRWLNGAHLAAVVCETYLGQPFSAPPAPQKLAEVAGNCNHIITGFLTNIRPQLAPNTPLCIAVPAWYDASGRATHLPLIKNLQKLGYHQLNHIPLIYRRPDQVVARELLILRTTRAPDG